One part of the Marinobacterium rhizophilum genome encodes these proteins:
- a CDS encoding efflux transporter outer membrane subunit — protein MIKFSLPLLYPGLLALLLTGCSSSALRTDAPPQGLPEQWQSTDTESTEPAPGWLHALNDPVLEALVTEALSASYGLAEQRALVRQAEQSLVVAAAPLYPELQLELDAARSGQGSGNAASQFDAGLNLGWELDVWGKLSDSARQASLTLAARQADLASARLGLVSDLAAAWFELQAVEQRQALFSRRLSNLEQNLEIIESGYRLGLGSALDVYLARNDVQSEQARVEAQRQLRIEAVQALQLLLGRYPDGRWQALSGLPVLDAPLPAGVPGTLLRRRPDLTSAWMELLAADAARALAHKQRFPALTISAALGDSASRLPELLSGSLAWSLAGGLTQPLFNAGRLKAGEAQAQARVEQLEQQYLGQVFSAFAEVEAALSRASALQQQYEQYLQAERNALLAEELAFAQYRRGLVEYSTVLEAQRRSLDAQTTVIGLRADLLTNRVALYRALGGDFASTAPESPAAVQPSLSSANLSGDQDA, from the coding sequence GTGATCAAGTTCAGCCTCCCCTTGTTGTACCCCGGTCTGCTGGCGCTGCTGCTGACCGGCTGCAGCAGCAGTGCCCTGCGCACCGATGCACCACCACAGGGGCTGCCGGAGCAATGGCAGAGCACCGATACAGAAAGTACTGAACCCGCCCCCGGCTGGCTGCATGCGCTGAACGATCCAGTCCTGGAAGCCCTGGTCACGGAAGCTTTGAGCGCCAGCTATGGCCTGGCCGAGCAGCGTGCGCTGGTGCGCCAGGCCGAGCAGAGTCTGGTGGTGGCCGCCGCGCCGCTTTATCCCGAGCTGCAACTCGAGCTGGATGCTGCGCGCTCGGGGCAAGGCAGCGGCAATGCCGCGTCCCAGTTCGATGCCGGCCTGAACCTGGGCTGGGAGCTGGATGTCTGGGGCAAGCTGAGTGATAGCGCGCGCCAGGCCAGCCTGACCCTGGCGGCCCGCCAGGCGGACTTGGCGTCGGCGCGGCTGGGGCTGGTCAGCGACCTGGCTGCGGCCTGGTTCGAGTTGCAGGCGGTGGAGCAGCGCCAGGCATTGTTCAGCCGGCGCCTGAGCAACCTTGAGCAGAACCTGGAAATCATCGAGTCCGGTTATCGGCTGGGGCTTGGCAGTGCGCTGGATGTCTATCTGGCGCGCAATGATGTCCAGAGTGAGCAGGCCCGGGTTGAGGCACAGCGCCAGTTACGCATCGAGGCGGTGCAGGCTCTGCAGCTATTGCTGGGGCGCTATCCCGATGGTCGCTGGCAGGCACTCAGTGGCCTGCCGGTACTGGATGCGCCGCTGCCCGCTGGCGTGCCGGGCACCCTGCTGCGCCGCCGGCCGGACCTGACGTCAGCCTGGATGGAGTTGCTGGCCGCCGATGCCGCCCGCGCCCTTGCGCACAAGCAGCGCTTTCCGGCACTGACGATCAGCGCCGCCCTGGGGGACAGCGCCAGCCGTCTGCCGGAGCTGCTCAGCGGCAGCCTGGCCTGGTCGCTGGCCGGTGGCCTCACGCAGCCACTGTTTAACGCCGGTCGGCTCAAGGCCGGTGAGGCCCAGGCCCAGGCACGGGTTGAGCAGCTCGAGCAGCAATACCTGGGGCAGGTCTTCAGTGCCTTTGCCGAGGTTGAAGCCGCCCTGAGCCGTGCCAGTGCCTTGCAGCAGCAATATGAGCAGTACCTGCAGGCCGAACGCAATGCACTGCTGGCCGAGGAGCTGGCCTTCGCCCAGTACCGCCGCGGGCTGGTGGAATACAGTACGGTCCTGGAGGCCCAGCGTCGCTCGCTTGATGCCCAGACCACGGTCATCGGGCTGCGCGCCGACCTGCTGACCAACCGTGTAGCACTGTACCGTGCCCTGGGCGGGGACTTCGCATCGACCGCGCCTGAATCCCCCGCTGCCGTGCAGCCCTCTCTTTCGTCCGCAAACCTATCTGGCGATCAAGACGCATGA
- a CDS encoding Fur family transcriptional regulator translates to MSKQPLSFQPEHNHARCIHDALKTARALCSERKQRLTPIRELVLQLIWQSHKPLGAYELLPALADAGFNSAPPTVYRALDFLQTQGLVHRIASLNAFIGCPHPGPSHQGCFLICRACSSTVELESAPVQNAIHSSAAHLGFSIEQETVEVVGLCPNCQNTAQREPE, encoded by the coding sequence ATGAGCAAGCAACCTTTATCGTTTCAGCCCGAACACAATCATGCGCGCTGTATCCACGATGCCCTGAAAACAGCCCGTGCCCTGTGCAGTGAACGCAAACAGCGCCTGACGCCCATCCGCGAACTGGTGCTGCAGCTGATCTGGCAGAGCCACAAGCCGCTCGGCGCCTACGAGCTGCTGCCGGCCCTGGCCGACGCAGGATTCAACTCGGCGCCGCCAACAGTCTATCGCGCACTGGATTTTCTGCAGACCCAGGGACTGGTGCACCGTATCGCCTCCCTCAACGCCTTTATCGGCTGTCCACACCCGGGCCCGTCGCACCAGGGCTGCTTTCTGATCTGCCGCGCCTGCAGCAGCACGGTCGAACTGGAATCCGCGCCGGTACAGAATGCCATTCACAGCAGTGCCGCCCACCTGGGCTTTAGCATCGAACAGGAAACCGTTGAAGTTGTCGGCCTCTGCCCCAACTGCCAGAACACTGCACAGCGAGAGCCCGAATGA
- the znuB gene encoding zinc ABC transporter permease subunit ZnuB, whose product MDDFLLFALVGGLGVALIAGPLGSFVVWRRMAYFGDTLAHSALLGVALGFVFQINMNLAVVVSCVLLALLLVSLQRQRLVATDTLLGIMAHSTLSLGLVAIALLDNVRVDLLAYLFGDLLAITVQDLYWIYGGGALVLLLLWRLWDGLLAITINEELAQVEGIPVARLRLTLMLLIAVVIAAAMKIVGILLITSLLIIPAAAARRLSRTPEQMACLAAVLGCLAVTAGLAASWRWDTPAGPSVVVAALAEFLLLYGLPLGQRAART is encoded by the coding sequence ATGGATGACTTTCTGCTCTTCGCCCTGGTCGGCGGCCTGGGCGTTGCCCTTATCGCCGGCCCCCTGGGCTCATTCGTGGTCTGGCGCCGCATGGCCTACTTCGGCGACACCCTGGCACATTCCGCACTGCTGGGCGTGGCACTGGGATTCGTTTTCCAGATCAACATGAACCTGGCGGTGGTGGTCAGCTGCGTGCTGCTGGCGCTGCTGCTGGTGTCCTTGCAACGCCAGCGCCTGGTGGCGACCGATACACTGCTTGGCATCATGGCCCACAGTACCCTGTCCCTGGGACTCGTCGCCATCGCCCTGCTGGACAACGTGCGGGTTGACCTGCTGGCCTACCTGTTCGGCGACCTGCTGGCCATTACCGTGCAGGATCTCTACTGGATTTACGGCGGCGGCGCCCTGGTTTTGCTGCTGCTGTGGCGCCTGTGGGACGGCCTGCTGGCCATCACCATCAATGAAGAACTGGCCCAGGTCGAAGGCATTCCGGTGGCACGGCTGCGCCTCACCCTGATGCTGCTGATCGCCGTGGTGATTGCCGCCGCCATGAAGATCGTCGGCATTCTGCTGATTACATCCTTGCTGATCATCCCGGCAGCAGCGGCAAGGCGCCTGTCCCGCACACCGGAACAGATGGCCTGCCTGGCCGCAGTGCTGGGCTGCCTGGCGGTCACAGCGGGCCTGGCCGCTTCCTGGCGCTGGGACACCCCGGCTGGCCCCTCGGTGGTGGTCGCGGCCCTGGCCGAATTTTTGCTGCTGTACGGCCTGCCGCTGGGCCAGCGCGCAGCCCGCACCTGA
- a CDS encoding efflux RND transporter periplasmic adaptor subunit has translation MIRKLLPVAVLAAFVAVAALIMFNRPEASRNSSPPVPSVRVDVQVLQPRDYQVQLQSYGTVRPRTQSTLLPQVSGEVLEIGPNFREGGFFEPGDLLLRIDARDYAAALATAQANQAEAEQLLQEEQAQAQQALQDWKRLGNTEAPPALVSRQPQLAAAKASLKSAQAAVAQAQLNLDRTRIVAPFAGRVLSKSVDVGQLVSSGTTLAEIYAIDYVEVRLPLKNRDLEFMRLPEAYRFDSAPRQALPAVSLHSTLAGSQRWQGQVVRTEGAIDTSSQQLHVVAVIDDPYGLKAEGRQPLKINQYVSAEIEGRLLPGVLVIPNSTLYQGSYVYLVDEGLLRRQEVEVLWQNDTDALVGAGLKAGDMLVTTALGQVSSGTRVQLQQDPADAGSGAGARKGDAQRQGGGS, from the coding sequence ATGATCAGAAAACTTTTACCCGTTGCCGTGCTGGCGGCCTTCGTGGCCGTTGCCGCCCTGATAATGTTCAACCGGCCCGAAGCGAGTCGCAACAGCAGTCCGCCGGTGCCCAGCGTGCGGGTTGACGTCCAGGTGCTGCAACCCAGGGATTACCAGGTTCAGCTGCAAAGCTACGGTACCGTGCGTCCGCGCACGCAGAGCACCCTGCTACCGCAGGTCAGTGGCGAGGTGCTGGAGATCGGACCGAATTTCCGCGAAGGCGGCTTTTTCGAGCCGGGGGACCTGCTGTTGCGCATCGATGCGCGGGACTACGCCGCGGCCCTGGCGACGGCCCAGGCGAACCAGGCCGAGGCCGAGCAGTTGTTGCAGGAAGAGCAGGCGCAGGCGCAACAGGCGCTGCAGGACTGGAAACGCCTGGGCAATACCGAAGCCCCACCGGCGCTGGTCTCGCGACAGCCCCAGCTGGCTGCTGCAAAAGCCAGCCTGAAATCGGCGCAGGCTGCTGTTGCACAGGCGCAGTTGAACCTGGATCGCACCCGCATCGTGGCGCCCTTTGCCGGGCGGGTCCTGTCCAAGTCGGTGGATGTCGGGCAGCTGGTCAGCAGCGGTACCACCCTGGCGGAGATTTATGCCATTGACTACGTCGAGGTGCGCCTGCCGCTGAAAAACCGGGACCTGGAATTCATGCGTCTGCCGGAGGCCTACCGCTTTGACAGTGCGCCCCGGCAGGCACTGCCGGCGGTGTCGTTGCATTCCACCCTGGCGGGCAGCCAGCGCTGGCAGGGACAGGTGGTGCGCACCGAAGGTGCCATCGATACCAGCAGCCAGCAGCTGCATGTAGTGGCGGTCATTGACGATCCTTACGGGCTCAAGGCCGAGGGACGCCAGCCACTGAAGATCAATCAGTACGTCAGCGCAGAGATCGAAGGCCGGCTGTTACCCGGAGTCCTGGTGATTCCCAACAGCACCCTCTACCAGGGCAGCTATGTCTACCTGGTTGATGAGGGCTTGCTGCGGCGCCAGGAGGTCGAGGTGCTGTGGCAGAACGATACCGACGCGCTGGTGGGCGCGGGGCTCAAGGCAGGAGACATGCTGGTGACCACGGCGCTGGGCCAGGTGAGCAGCGGTACCCGCGTGCAGCTGCAGCAGGACCCGGCGGATGCCGGCTCCGGGGCCGGTGCACGCAAGGGCGACGCTCAGCGCCAGGGTGGTGGATCATGA
- the znuA gene encoding zinc ABC transporter substrate-binding protein ZnuA: MSLRKILLYSGLFLPLLSAPAQALQVVASVKPLQLLSAALLDGISEPGLLVPTDASVHNYVLKPSDMRGLVAADLVIWVGPELELFLGKALQKTDARLLQLGTADAAVPAAESDHDHDHDHDHDHDDTAGHDDTAGHDDHEGHDEHADHDEHGDQGEESEHAHNHGEDAHLWMDPQLMLAGAQRLQHMLTEIAPEHGDRLAANYARFAASLQAQDDRLQQQLAPLADRGFFVFHDAYGHFVGHYGLKQLGYFTVDPSRPPGARHLSDIRRQLEANDAVCVFSEPQFRANVVNSVTQGTGVRHGELDPLARDFAPGPDAYVDYLSSLAKSFVDCLAEE, encoded by the coding sequence ATGTCGTTGCGTAAGATTTTACTGTATTCCGGACTTTTTCTGCCGCTGCTATCCGCGCCTGCTCAGGCCCTGCAGGTGGTGGCCAGCGTCAAGCCGCTGCAGCTGCTCAGTGCTGCCCTGCTGGATGGCATCAGCGAACCTGGTCTGCTGGTGCCGACCGATGCGTCGGTGCACAACTATGTGCTGAAACCGTCGGACATGCGTGGTCTGGTGGCGGCCGACCTGGTGATCTGGGTGGGGCCGGAGCTGGAGCTGTTTCTGGGCAAGGCGCTGCAGAAAACCGATGCGCGCCTATTGCAGCTCGGCACGGCGGATGCTGCGGTGCCGGCTGCAGAATCCGACCACGACCACGACCACGACCACGATCACGATCACGATGATACCGCCGGGCACGATGATACCGCCGGTCACGACGACCATGAGGGGCATGACGAGCACGCTGATCATGACGAGCACGGTGATCAGGGCGAAGAATCCGAACACGCCCACAATCATGGTGAGGATGCCCATCTGTGGATGGATCCGCAGCTGATGCTGGCCGGTGCGCAGCGTCTGCAGCATATGCTGACGGAGATAGCGCCGGAGCATGGCGACCGGCTTGCGGCCAACTATGCCCGCTTTGCCGCGTCACTGCAGGCGCAGGATGACAGGTTGCAACAGCAGCTCGCGCCCCTGGCCGATCGCGGCTTTTTTGTGTTCCACGATGCCTATGGGCATTTTGTCGGCCACTATGGCCTGAAGCAGCTGGGGTACTTTACCGTCGACCCGTCCCGTCCCCCCGGTGCCCGTCACCTGAGCGACATTCGTCGGCAGCTTGAGGCGAACGATGCGGTCTGTGTATTCAGTGAGCCGCAGTTTCGTGCCAACGTGGTCAATAGCGTCACTCAGGGTACCGGTGTGCGTCATGGCGAACTCGACCCGCTGGCGAGGGATTTCGCGCCGGGCCCGGACGCCTATGTTGACTACCTTTCGAGCCTGGCCAAGTCCTTTGTGGACTGTTTGGCCGAAGAATAA
- a CDS encoding MATE family efflux transporter, producing the protein MGQYRLRWPAGSDHRRIWQLAWPMILSNITVPLLGLVDTAVIGHLPESHYLGAVAVGSMIFTTLYWAFGFLRMGTTGLTAQAQGREDGAQVRLLLARSLVLGTALGLLLLVLHRPLVAIALSLMDAGDLVTAEAERYAWIRIFGAPAVLCNYALLGWFLGNQNTRIPLVLLLVTNVSNMLLDILAVYGLGMHADGVALATVCSEYLSLGLGLYLSKRILRRTSGQLNQQSLWNLPDYIELLMVNRYLFVRTLLLLLSFAFFTSQGARMGTLTLSANAVLLNFLLLISHGLDGFAHATEALAGRAIGQRRLDRFYDTVLTALIWSLLTALAFSLLFWLAGEHIIRILTDIEPVRALAVDFLPWIIVLPLVGVWSYLLDGIFIGTTQVRAMQNTMIISVIGVYLPLWWLLQGFGNQGLWFAFMGLFLARAITGGYVYRTLCKKELWLS; encoded by the coding sequence ATGGGACAGTACCGCCTGCGCTGGCCTGCAGGATCCGACCACCGGCGTATCTGGCAGCTGGCCTGGCCAATGATACTGAGCAATATCACCGTGCCCCTGCTGGGCCTGGTGGACACCGCCGTTATCGGCCACCTGCCCGAGAGCCATTACCTGGGCGCCGTGGCGGTGGGCAGCATGATATTCACCACCCTGTACTGGGCCTTTGGGTTTCTGCGCATGGGAACCACCGGGCTGACCGCCCAGGCGCAGGGACGCGAGGACGGCGCCCAGGTTCGGCTGTTGCTGGCCCGCTCCCTGGTGCTGGGAACGGCCCTTGGCCTGCTGCTGCTGGTGCTGCACCGACCGCTGGTGGCCATCGCACTGTCGCTGATGGACGCAGGGGACCTGGTGACCGCCGAGGCCGAGCGCTACGCCTGGATTCGTATCTTCGGCGCCCCGGCCGTGCTGTGCAATTACGCCCTGCTGGGCTGGTTTCTGGGTAACCAGAACACCCGCATTCCCCTGGTACTGTTACTGGTGACCAACGTCAGCAACATGTTGCTGGATATTCTGGCGGTCTATGGCCTTGGCATGCACGCCGATGGCGTGGCGCTGGCCACCGTCTGCTCGGAGTACCTGTCACTCGGGCTCGGCCTTTACCTCAGCAAGCGCATCCTGAGGCGAACCTCGGGCCAGCTCAACCAGCAGAGCCTGTGGAACCTGCCGGATTACATCGAGCTACTGATGGTCAATCGCTACCTCTTTGTGCGCACCCTGCTGCTATTGCTGTCGTTTGCCTTTTTCACCAGCCAGGGCGCCCGCATGGGCACCCTGACGCTGTCAGCCAATGCCGTGCTGCTGAACTTCCTGCTGCTGATATCCCACGGTCTGGATGGCTTCGCCCATGCCACCGAGGCCCTGGCCGGGCGCGCCATCGGCCAGCGCCGGCTGGATCGCTTCTACGATACGGTGCTCACGGCGCTGATCTGGTCGTTGCTGACGGCGCTGGCGTTCAGCCTGCTGTTCTGGCTGGCGGGGGAGCATATTATCCGCATCCTGACGGATATCGAGCCGGTACGGGCGCTGGCCGTCGATTTCCTGCCGTGGATTATCGTGCTGCCGCTGGTGGGGGTCTGGAGCTACCTGCTGGACGGCATCTTTATCGGTACCACCCAGGTGCGGGCGATGCAGAACACCATGATCATCTCGGTGATCGGCGTCTATCTGCCCCTCTGGTGGCTGTTGCAGGGGTTCGGCAACCAGGGACTCTGGTTTGCCTTCATGGGCTTGTTTCTGGCCCGGGCGATCACTGGCGGCTATGTTTACCGGACACTGTGCAAAAAGGAGCTCTGGTTATCCTGA
- the znuC gene encoding zinc ABC transporter ATP-binding protein ZnuC gives MSTHAHQHLARLEGINVRFGRNHVLQNISMELHRNCITTLIGPNGAGKTTLVRVVLGLIKPGGGTVWREPDLRIGYMPQKLHIDQTFPLTVERFLQTARSRDNASLEKALADVGALKLLKQSIHSLSGGETQRVLLARALLQDPTLLVLDEPVQGVDINGQIELYKLIARIRDQRGCGVLMISHDLHLVMSSTDHVVCMNRHVCCSGHPEQVSNDPTFIEMFGVPGAESLALYSHHHNHVHNAHGDVIKPASVAVKQEETHG, from the coding sequence ATGAGTACGCACGCACACCAGCACCTGGCCAGGCTCGAAGGCATCAACGTGCGTTTCGGGCGTAACCATGTGCTGCAGAACATCTCGATGGAGCTGCACCGCAACTGCATCACCACCCTGATCGGCCCCAACGGCGCAGGCAAGACCACCCTGGTGCGGGTGGTGCTCGGGCTCATCAAGCCCGGTGGCGGCACCGTGTGGCGCGAGCCGGATCTGCGCATTGGCTACATGCCGCAAAAGCTGCACATCGACCAGACGTTTCCGCTGACCGTGGAGCGCTTCCTGCAAACCGCCCGCAGCCGCGACAACGCCTCGCTGGAAAAGGCGCTGGCCGATGTCGGCGCGCTCAAGCTGCTGAAGCAGTCGATCCACAGCCTGTCCGGCGGCGAGACCCAGCGCGTACTGCTGGCGCGGGCACTGCTGCAGGACCCGACACTGCTGGTGCTGGACGAACCGGTACAGGGCGTGGACATCAACGGCCAGATCGAGCTGTACAAGCTGATCGCCCGCATTCGTGATCAGCGAGGCTGCGGCGTGCTGATGATTTCCCACGATCTGCACCTGGTGATGTCCTCCACCGACCATGTGGTCTGCATGAACCGCCACGTGTGCTGCTCCGGCCACCCCGAACAGGTGAGCAACGACCCGACCTTTATCGAGATGTTCGGCGTCCCGGGCGCCGAGAGTCTGGCGCTCTACAGCCACCACCACAACCATGTGCACAATGCCCACGGCGATGTCATCAAGCCGGCCAGTGTCGCGGTAAAACAGGAAGAAACCCATGGATGA
- a CDS encoding LysR family transcriptional regulator, translating to MNTKQLNAFRTIMQTGSMSDAARRLEVSQPAISRLIRDLEQDLGFSLFERRNSRVYATAAARAFSRQVQFHFSGLERLAQSADQIRQMKSGSLRIGAIPALAQTVLPGIIAGFRRGRDDLAISLGAHETDELLPRVAGHQFDIALVELPADTAMVRSGPAYRAERVCIAPAGHAFAGTGTVRVEDLEREPFIAVGSADSLWYQRTERLLRDCLVRPDEVLSVERPALAPALVQEGVGVALVDPFSSRLLSPEHGLVRPFEPALPYCIGFVQPLGHEQSSLEQAFIDSFEAGVARSVTLQPIEPEDAHVV from the coding sequence ATGAATACAAAGCAGCTCAATGCCTTTCGGACCATCATGCAGACCGGCTCGATGAGTGATGCGGCGCGGCGGCTTGAAGTGTCGCAACCGGCCATCTCGCGCCTGATTCGGGACCTGGAGCAGGATCTGGGTTTCAGTCTGTTCGAGCGGCGCAACAGCCGGGTCTATGCCACCGCGGCGGCGCGGGCTTTTTCCCGCCAGGTGCAGTTTCACTTCAGCGGCCTTGAACGTCTGGCGCAGTCGGCGGACCAGATTCGCCAGATGAAAAGCGGCAGCCTGCGTATTGGCGCCATTCCTGCGCTGGCCCAGACGGTGCTGCCCGGCATTATCGCGGGCTTTCGCCGGGGGCGGGACGATCTGGCGATCAGCCTGGGTGCCCATGAAACCGACGAATTGCTGCCCCGGGTTGCCGGCCATCAGTTCGACATTGCGCTGGTGGAGTTGCCGGCCGATACCGCGATGGTTCGGTCGGGGCCGGCCTACCGCGCCGAGCGGGTCTGTATTGCGCCTGCGGGCCATGCCTTTGCGGGCACTGGCACCGTGCGTGTCGAGGACCTCGAGCGCGAACCCTTTATTGCGGTGGGCAGTGCCGACTCCCTCTGGTATCAGCGCACAGAGCGGCTGCTGCGGGACTGCCTGGTGCGCCCCGATGAGGTGCTGAGCGTGGAGCGCCCGGCACTGGCGCCGGCGCTGGTACAGGAGGGGGTGGGTGTGGCCTTGGTCGACCCGTTCAGTTCCCGGCTGCTGTCGCCAGAGCATGGCCTGGTTAGGCCCTTTGAGCCGGCGTTGCCCTACTGTATCGGCTTTGTGCAGCCTCTGGGCCATGAACAAAGCTCGCTGGAGCAGGCTTTTATCGACAGTTTCGAAGCCGGTGTCGCGCGCTCGGTGACTCTGCAGCCAATCGAACCTGAAGACGCGCATGTGGTCTGA